GACGAGGGCGTGCTCAGAACGACCGGTAGTCGCGCACGGGCATTCTCGGCCCGCGAGCGGGTGGCCGCACACCGCCCAACCCCAGCAGCCGGCTGACCCGGTGCCGGTGCCCCCGGTAGGGAGCGAGCAGCCGCAACATCCGCGCGTCGTCCGCCCGCTCACCGCTGAGCGACCAGCCGACCAGCGACGGCAGGTGGAAGTCGCCCACCGAGACGGCGTCCGCGTCGCCGTGCGAGCGCTGGCGCACCTCGGCGGACGTCCACACCCCGATCCCGGGCAGCGCCCTCAGCAGCCGATCCGCGTCGGCGCTGCCCCCGGCCGCCTCCAGCTTCCCCGCGTGCCGGGCGGCGTTCGCGATCGTACGGGCCCGCACCGCCTCCGCCCCCGCGCGGTGCCAGTCCCACGACGGGATCGACCGCCACACCTCGGGCTCGGGAAAGACCCGCATCCCCTCGGGCGCGGGCCCCGGCGCGGGCTCGCCGTAGCGGCCCAGCAGCCACCGCCACGCCCGCCACGCCTCGGTGGACACCACCTTCTGCTCCAGCACGGCCGGGACCAGGGCCTCCAGCACCCTCGACGTCCTGCCGATCCTGAGCCCCGGATAGCGTCTCGCCGCGTTCCGCAGCACCGTCGGCCAATCGTGTCCGGGAACGAACCCCGACACGTCGTCACCGTCGCCCAGCAGCGCGGGAAGCGTCTCCAGCATCCACTCCGCCCCCGGCCCCCACGCGGCGGCCGTCACCCTGCTCCCCACCAGGCCGCCCGCCCCGCCGCCCGCCCTGCCACCCACCAGGGCCACGCGTAGCGTCCCCGGCCCGTCGGGCGTGCGCGAGGTCCGCCAGACGGCCCCGCCTGGCGCCGTCCTCAGGGTGGGGTCGCCGGTCCCGCGCCGGTGCGGGTCGAGCGCCAGCGCCAGGTCGATCGGCCACGGCGGGCACCACTCACGTTCCCTCACGAAGGTCCCCGCCACGCGCCCCGGGCGGTCAGATGTCGCTGGAGAAGCGGATCGCGAACTCGGGAAGCACCACGCCCGGCCAGACCCGGCTGCCCGCGAGCAGCTCGTTCCCCGAACCGACCACGGCGCCGTCGCCGAGGACCACGTCCCTCAGGATCGCCCCGGAGTTGACACGCGCGCCGATGCCGACCACCGAGTCGACCACGACCGCGCCCGAGTGCACGACGCAGTCGTCTCCGAGGACGCTGCCGCTGATCTGCGCTCCCGACTCCACGATCGCGCGGGCGCCGATCACGGAACCGCCGGAGACCTTGGCCTCCGGCGAGATCATGGCGCCGGGCAGGGCGAGGAAGTCGCCGGTGGGACCCGGCAGGGCGGGCGAGGCGAGACGGCCGAGGACCAGGTCGCGGGAGCCCTTCACGAAGGCCGCGGGCGTGCCCACGTCGAGCCAGTAGGACGCGTCGGCGTAGCCGAGCACCAGGGCGCCGTCCTCGATCAGGCCGGGGAAGGTCTCGCGCTCGACCGAGACGACCTCGCCCGCGGGGATCGTGTCGATCACCGAGCGGGTGAAGACGTAACATCCGGCGTTGATCCGGTTGGTGACCGGGTTGGGGGTCTTCTCCAGGAAGGCGGTCACCCGCCCCTCCTCGTCGGTCGGCACGCAGCCGAAGCGCGAGGGGTCCTCCACCTCGGTCAGGTGCAGGGTGACGGCGGCGCCCCTGGCGACGTGCGTCGCGACCTGCTCGCCGATGTCGTGACCGGAGAGGATGTCGCCGTTGAGCACCAGCACCGGATCATCGGGGCCGCAGGTCAGCGCCTCGGCGGCGTTGCGGATGGCCCCGCCGGTGCCGAGCGGGATCTCCTCCGTCATGTATTCGAGCGCGAGACCGAACGCCTCACCGTCCCCGAACGCCTCGGAGAACATCTCCGCCCGGTAGGAGGTGGCGAACACGATGCGCCGCACGCCGAAGGCCCTGGCCCTGGCGAGCTGGTGGGCGAGGAAGGGAACCCCGGCCGTGGGCAGCAGGGGTTTCGGGGTGCCGAGTGTCATCGGACGCAGGCGCGTCCCTCGTCCACCGACAAGGAGAATCGCCTCTAGATCGGGCAAGGGGGTCTCCATCATTCCGCGAGGTTAGCTCACTACTCGGCCGCACGCTGGTAGGAGAGCAGGTGCGCCTCGGCCGAGGCGTCCCAGGTGAACTCCTTGGCGCGGGCGATCCCGGCCACGGACAGCACCCCCCTGCGCTCGGGCGACGAGAGCAGCGTGCGCAGCGCCTCGGCGATGCTCTCGGCGTCCGGTTCGGTGTAGGCGACCGCGTCGCCGCCCACCTCGGGCAGCGAGGTGCGGTGGGTGGTGAGCACCGGCGCGCCGCAGGCCATCGCCTCCAGCACCGGCAGCCCGAAGCCCTCGCCCCGCGACGGGAAGGCCGCGACCACCGCCCCGCCGAGGAAACCGCACAGGTCGGCGAACGACAGGAAGCCGGGACGCAGCACCCGCACGGTCGAGGGGACCTCCTCCACCGCGGCGTCCACCTCGACGTCGCGGATGCCCCCGGCGAGCACCAGGGCGGGCGGGTCCGGGATGTTCTCGACGGCCCGCACGAAGCCGCGGATCAGGTTTGGCACGTTCTTACGCGGCTCCAGCGGGCCCAGGAAGGCCACGTACGGGGTGCCGTGCAGGCCGAGCCGGTTGGAGGCGTGCGTGATCTCACGCTCGGACGGCGGGTGGAACAGCGCCGGGTCGACACCGTGGTAGGCGACGTCGATGCGGGTCGGGTCCGCCGAGAGGATCCTGATCAGCTCGTCCCTGGTCGCCTTGGAGGGCACGATCACCCGGGCGGCGTGCCGGACCGCCGTACGGGTCGCGGCGCGGAAGAACGCCGCCTTGACCGCGTCGTGCTGCAGGGGCTCGGTGAAGCAGGTGAGGTCGTGCACGGTCGCCACGGTGGGCAGACCCGGGCTCAGCGGTATCGAGTAGTAGGGGGCGTGGATGACCTGGGCGCCGACCTGCCGGGCCAGGAACGGGAGACCTGTCTGTTCCCACGTCAGGCGTGCGGCCCGGTTGGTGATCCCGTGAGGCCCCGGCACGATCCGTGCGGAGGGCGCTAGTCCGGCGTATCGGGCGGCATCGGCGCGCTGGCAGACGACCGCGAGGTCAGCGCCCGCCCTGTCCAGTGCGGCGACGAGTCCATCGACGTACCTGATCAGCGCACCGCGATCGGCCGGAACCGCGGCCGCGTCGACGAGCACTCTCGGCGTCAAGAAGGATCGCTCCCCTCATGATCCACATCGGGACGACCGTCCCCTTCCTCTGTTTACTCTATTGCCAGACTCTCCGGAATCGTGGGGGAAATCACACTGCTTTTCCCGAAGCGTGGTCCTTCCGGGAACCCTCGGCGCGGCGCGCGGCCAGACCGGCGAGACCCGCGCAGAGGAGATCGCCGAGAATGATCACGATCCGGGAGCAGAGCGCCGCCGCGATGGCCGATCCCTGGTCCAGGACCGGCGCCAGGACGGCCACCATCGCCACCTCACGCACCCCCGCTCCCGCCGGGACGACGAACGTCATGATCCCCAGGCACCACGACAGCGCGAACGCGCCGATCGAGAACAGGACCGCCGAGAAGCCGGAGGACCCGAGGTCGTGGACGATCATCGCCAGGTGCAGCCCGTACGCGATCCAGCCGAGCAGCGCCCAGCCCAGCGCGGTGAGCATGCCCCGGCGGGTGAGCGGGCGCTCCAGCGGCTCGCGCCTCAGCTTCCGCAGCCCGAACCCGAGGACCGCGTTGACCACCCTCGGCTCGAAGGCCACCGCGAGCACCGGGATCAGCAGGAACACCCACGCGTACGGCGCCACCGACCCCGGCAGCGCCGCCAGCAGGGTCACCCCCGAGACCACCAGCCCGCTGCCGAGCTGCACCGGCAGCGTCAGGAAGAACGCCGCCGCGCTCCGCGACCGGGGCACCCCCAGCTCCCGGCCCATCTCCATCTGGGCGATCACCGGCCACAGCGAGCCCGGGATGTACTTGCCCAGCTGGCCCACGAAGAAGACCCTCGCCCCCGCGCGCAGGGGCAGCGGCGAGCCCAGGTCGGCCAGCAGCGCCCGCCACGTCATCATCCCGCCGCACAGCGCGGCGAGCACCGCGACCAGCGACAGCGCGAGCGACGTCCACGACAGCCGGGCGAACCCCGCGCGGATCTCGGCCCACTGGCCCACCACCACCCACGCGCCGAACCCGAGCGCGACGAGCAGGAAGCCGACGCGGGCCAGCCGCCTCAGGGTGGACGCCCCGGATCCGGCACGCGCGCTCACGGGAGACCCGCCGGGGGCGTACCGGCTCCGGCGGTCAGGGCGCGACCGGGTGAAGCCTCACCGGAGGCCCGTGGAGAGCTCACAGAGGGCGTACCGGCTCCGGTGATCACGGCTGCGGGAAGGCTCACAGGGGACGTACCGGCTCTGGCGGCCGGGGCAGGGAGGGCCCGGCCGGGCGGCGGTCGCCTCTGGTCGCCACCCACAGGTAGGTGGGCACCACCGGCAGCAGGGCCCGCAGCACCGGGCGGGGCAGCCTCGACAGCACCCCGCCCGCCACCCGTCCCACCACGCCGGGGAAGAGCTCGTTCCCGGCGAACGCGGCCGGGGTGGCGAGCACGGGGAAGGTGTAGTCCCAAACCCGCAGGCCGCGCACCATCCTCCGCAGGCCGCGGCGGGTGCGGTAGCGCTCGTAGTAGCTGTCGGCCCGGCCGGAGAGCCGCACGTAGCGGTCGGCCAGCGCGGGCGGCAGGTAGGACAGGAACGGCAGCTTGTAGTGCGGCTCCATCACCCCGAGCCGGTTGCCCAGCCCCAGGTAGAGGACGCCGTCGTCGGACAGCACCCGGCGCATCTCGGCCATGATCGCGTCCGGGTCGACCACGTGCTCGTAGATGTGGTTGAAGACCAGCACGTCGACCGAGCCGTCGGGAAAGGGCAGCGCGGTGCCGTCGGCGCACACGAACTCGACCCGCTCGCCGAACCTCTGGGACGCCTTGCGCAGGCCCGGCACGTCGATGTCGACGCCGAACGTGCGGCTCGCGCCCGCCGCGGCCAGCTCGTCGGCGATGAAGCCCGCCGAGCAGCCGATGTCGGCGACCGTCAGACCGGCGAGGACGTCCTTGTCCCTGCCGAGGAAGTGCCCGAGCACCGCGACGATCTTCGCGGCCTTCCTGCGGCGCTTCTCCTCGTCCAGCATCGCCGCCTGGAACTCGGAGTACTCAAGCTGCGCGACCCGCTCGGCGCTCATCACTCGCTCACCGCTCCTCTTCTTCCCCTTCGCGCGGCGCCGGGACCTGCTTCTCCGGAGGCGCGTCCTTCGTACGGCGCCTTCCGCGGGATGCTCTCCGGATGGCGCCCGAGGCGCTCCACCACGCCGCCCAAGAGTACCGGTGACCCGCGGCCCTACCGTCGGGTAATGGGCCGTCGTACCCTTGGCGGATGCTCAGCCGACTGCGGTCAAGCCGCCTCCTCCGGGTGCTGCTCGCGCTGGTCGCGGTGGGTTTCCTCGGGTACGGCCTGGTCAGGAACCATGAGGAGACGGCGGCCGCGATCTCCCAGCTGTCGTGGTGGTCGCTCGGCGGGTCCTACCTCTCGGTAATGGCCGGGATCGGCGTCATGGTGCTGGCCTGGCGGGCGGTGCTGGCCGGGATGGGCTCGCCGCTCCCCCTCGGGAGCACCGCGAGGGTGTTCTTCGTCGGCCAGCTCGGCAAGTACGTGCCGGGCAGCGTCTGGGCGTACGCCGCGATGATCGAGCTCGGCCGCGACCACGACGTCCCGCCCCGGCGCATGTTCGGCTCCGTCTCCCTCGCCCTGCTGATCTCCCTGGGCTGCGCCCTCCTCGTCGCGGCGGTCACCCTGCGCGAGACCATGACCCAGGCCTGGTACCTGCTGGCGCTGATCCCCGTCATCGCCGTCTGCCTGCATCCGGCGGTGCTCACCTTCGGGCTCAACCTGGCCCTGCGGATCGCCCGCCAGGAGCCCCTCGGCCAGGGCCGGCTGCTCGGCGGCAGGGCCGTGCTCCTCGCGGTCGCCCTGACGGTCACCGGCTGGCTGCTGTACGGCCCCCACCTGCTGCTCCCCATGGCCGACCTGGGCGCCTCGGGCGCCTCCCTCTATCCGGTGGCGGTCGGCGCCTACGCGCTGGCCTGGGCGACGGGCATCATCACGGTGATCGTCCCCGCCGGGATCGGCGTCCGCGAGGGGGCGCTGGTGCTCGCGCTGGCACCGGTGCTCGACTCCCCCCGGGCGCTGGTGGCCGCGGTGGTGTCCAGGGTGATGTTCACCCTGGCCGACCTGAGCTGGGCCGGGATCGGCTTCCTCTGGGGACGCCTCTCCGGCCCCGCGGGTCAGCGCGAGGAGTCCGGGGAGCCGGAGACCAGCGTCTCGACGTAGGAGGTCCAGTACGGCTCGGGGTCGACGGCCTTGACCCCGGCGCGCAGCCGCTCGGGCTCGCCCGGCCGGTAGAACGCGGCCAGCGCGTCGCGCAGCCCCTCCACCGAACCGGGCTCGACCAGCAGGCCGTCCACCCCGTCGGTGACGTGGTCGCCGAGCGTGCCCGCCCGGCTGGCGACGACCGGCACCCCGTGCTCGTGGCCGAGCCACACCTGCTGGCTGGCCGTCCCGCTCCGGTAGGGCAGGACCAGCGCGTCCACGTCCGCGAACAGCCCCGGCACGTCGGCCGAGGCCACGTACCCCGGCCGCAGCTCCACCCGCCCGTCCAGGCCCAGCTCGGCGACGAGCGCCCTGGTCGTCTCCTCCAGGCCGCCCCAGAACTCCCCGGCGACCCGCAGCGACACGCCTTCGGGCAGCGCGCGGATCAGCAGGTCCAGCCCCTTGTACGGCCTGACGAGGCCGAAGAACAGCAGCCTGTCGTGCACACCCTCCGCCGGACCGTGCCCGCTGTGCCCGTCGCGCCCCCCGCGCCCGGCGGTCCCCGACGGGAGGTGCGGCGCCATCTCGGCCACCCGCACGGGCGCGGCGGCCAGGCCGCGGGCCTTCTCCGCCTGGCCCTCGGAGTGGACGAGCACCGCGTCCACCCGGCGCAGCAGCGCCTTCATCAGCGGCATGTCGTACGGCTTGCGCTCGTGCGGCAGGACGTTGTGGCAGAGCGCCACGACCCGGGTCCGGCGGCGCAGGCCGTACAGGACGCCCAGGTAGGGCGGAACCTGCACCGGACTGAGGACGGTGAGGACGACCAGGTCGGCGCTCCTGAGCCGCCGCCCGGCGCGGACCCAGCCATCCGGGCGGCGCCAGTCGAGGTCGCGCAGGACGTGCGGGAACGGCTCGCCGTCGGGCGTGTCGGCGGTCTGCTTCCCCGGATACAGGAAGGAGGGGTACTGCGCCCGCCACGACTCGATCACCACGTCGTGCCCGGCGGCCCGCAGCCGGTGGGCGAGCTCGGTGGTGTGCGCGGCCCCGCCGCCCTTGTAGGGATACGTCGGCCCGACGAGGGCGATCCGCATCTACTCGCTCCTGGAGCGCACGATGAGGTCGGCCAACAACGCGAGCGAGCCGATGAGCAGGCCGGACAGGAAGATCACGATGGTGTTGCTAGCCAGGTAGAACGGCGTCTTGACGTTGTCGTAGACGCCCTTGCCCACACCGATGCAGATCAGCCAGATGGCGGGGGGCATGAGGACCTTGAGCGGGTTGAAGTACATGATCATCCGCAGCACCTGGAGAATGTAGCGGTAGGCGTCGGAGACGAAACTGAACTTGGACTTGCCCGCCCGCTTGCTGTAGCCGATCGGCAGGTAGTAGACGTCGTGCTGGTTCGACAGGAACGACAGCGTGATCGTCGTGACGCAGGAGAAGCCGGGCGGCAGCAGCCTCAGATAGGGCTTCGCGACCGACTTGCGAAACGCCCGCAGCCCGCTGTTGAGGTCGGGGATCTTCTGCCCGGCCAGCCGCTCGGCCACCTTGCGGATGAACCACTTGGCCGGGACCCGCAGAAACTTGTGCGAGCCCTCCTCGCTGGTCCGCGCGCCCACGACCTGGTCGATCGCCGGGTCCTTCTCCAGGATCTGGATGAGCTCGGGGATGCGCTCGTTCGGGTACGTCATGTCGGCGTCGGTCCACACGACGATCTCGCCGCGGGCCTCCTGCGTGCCGATCCTGCGCACCGTGCCGGAGCCGCCGTTGCGGTGGAAGGCCCTGATCCGCATGTTCGGGAACCTGGGCGCGGCCTCCTGCAGCCTGGCCAGGGTCTCGTCGGTGGAGAAGTCATCGACGGCCACGAGCTCGTAGGTGTATCCGCTGCGGTCCATGGCCTCGCAGATGCGCTCGACCTCGGCGATGACGTGGTCCTGCTCGTTGTAACACGGCAGGACGATGGTCACGTACGGCATTGCGTCCACAGCTGATCCACTCTCGGGCTCTCGGGCATGCTCTCGACGGGCGAGGATACTCTGCCCCGCAGGCCACCGAGCGCACATCACGTTCTCAGGACAGCTTCCCCGAGCATTCACTGGCGACCCCCGGCCAGAAACACCCTTCGTCCAGGCGCCCGGCCGATCCGACGCCCGCCATTCCCTTGACGGCGTCGAGAACCTCCGGAACGGCCCCCGGATCCGCGAGCTTGACGTAGTAGCTCTCGGGGAGGGGGGACCTGTCGGACTTCATTCCCCACGCGTACGCGAACACCCGGCGGGCGTGGGCGACGTCCTCGAAGTAGACGCTCTCGCTCTCCCTGAGGGCGAGGAGCCTGTCTCCGACGGCCTTCCGCTCCTTGACCGTGGCGGGCCCCCGCCCCTTGCAGGCGAAGATCGTCCCCTTGCGTCCGCACAGCGGGACGAAGACGTCGGCCTTGTCCTTCCAGAAGAACTCTCCGAAGGTCATGACGTTGGAGACGCCACGCGTCCTGTCCATGGCGGATCGGAACGGCGCGATGTCGCGCCACCGATGGAGCCTGCCCCTGAACGACTCCGGCATGTCCTCCTGCTGTATGGCGGAGAGCAGGACCTCGTTGTCGGCGTTCTCCTCCGTGAAGTTCGCGTACGCCTCCTCCTGAGATTCGAACTCCACCTCCGTCACCCCGGGCATCGCCCGCAGCTTCGCCTCAAGCGCGCGTTTCTGCTTCGCCGTGATCGCCCGCTCGCGGCACCGCTTGAAGGCGTCCTGGTCACCGCAGATGAAAACGGTGAACGTGGCGCCCTGGGGCCAGTCGTCCGGCGGCGGGGACACCTTCTTGTTGCCGGGCCACGGCCCGCCGGGAGACGCGGCCCCCCAGGCGATGCCCTCCGCGAGAGGTGAGCCGAGGCTTCCCCCCGCCCCGAGCATCACGGCGGTGGCCACCACCCCGGCCAGCAGGCCACGACGGGCCATGACACCCCTGTCGCCCGGTGCGTTCATTCTGTCACCCACTGTAATAATTCAATGGTTAGATCGATATTCTGACAGAGACGACCGCTTTTTGATCATTGATGCTGAATATGGCAGGTCACGATGGACGCCCGGTCGCGCGATCCACGCTCCGGTCGCCGGAGGGTGACTCCTCGGCCCCGCCCCTCAGGTATCCGTGTGCCCTCGCGGGACGGTCATCCAGACGTCGGCGGCGAGGGACCAGGTGTTGTTGGGCGGGTCGACGAGGGAGCGGTCGTCCTGGCGGGTGCGGAGGTTCATGATGTGGACGGGGGTGCCGTATCCGGAGAGCTGGCGGGACTCGGCGGCGAGCAGGACCGGGGTGCGGCCCGCGGCGCGGACTCGGGCGGACAGGCGCCTGACGTCGGCGGCCCTGGGGACGTCGCCGCGGTAGACGGCGAGCCGGGCGGCGGGGAGGCCGCAGACGCCCCGGACGACCTGGGTGAAGCGGGCGGCGGTGACGCGCTCGACGACGAGCACCGAGGCGCGGGGCGGCAGGGCCGCGCACATGGTCTCGACCGCGGCGAGCTCGTCGCGGTCGACCGGGCTGAACGCCGTCCCCCCCGAGGTGATCACCGGGGGGACGAGGAAGAGGACCGCGCCGGCCGCGACGAGGCCCCGCCGCACGGCCGGGCCGTACCCCGACCTCCGCGCCCTGTCGCGCGCCCAGCGCAGGCCCCAGACGGCGAGCAGGATCAGGCCGGGGATGACGACGGGAACCAGCCGCCGGGCGGCCCACGGCTGGTCGGGGGTGATGCCGGGCCGGTACAGCGTGGTGACCGTGGTCCAGCCGATGACGGCCAGCGGCAGCAGCCAGCCGGGGGCCGTCCCCTTGACGAGCCTGCGCGCGAGCACGGCCGCGGCGATCGTGGCCATGATCGCCACGGGAAGCCCGACGTACCAGACCACCCAGTACGCCGAGTTCTCGTAGTAGAGCCGTGAGCCGTCGATCGGCAGGCGGTTGATCCGCTGGACCCCCTCGATGAACTGCGCGGTCACCCGGTCGTCCCGCGTGACGGGCGGCCGGACCACGGTCTCCAGCCACGGCCGGGCGGCGAAGGCCGCCGCGACCAGCACGACCAGGCCGGCGGCGATCTCGGGCAGCCTGGGGATCCCGGCCACCCGCCGCAGCGGGACCGCGAGCCGCGGGGCGAGCGCCGCCGCCACCACGGTGAGGACCACGACCGCGCCACAGATGGCCAGCAGCGGGATCACCGAGTCCGACAGGTACTTCAGGTACGGCCTGGACAGCAGGTAGGCGGCGGCCAGGCCCAGCCCGGTCCCCGCCGCCAGCCCGCCGAGCAGCGGCACGCCCAGTCGTCCCCCGTCCCGGTCCCCCGCCCGGCTCAGGGCGATGAGCAGCCCGGCGTAGACGAGCACCGGGAGCACGTCGCGCAGCCCGTCGATCCTGACCAGGACGGCCAGCCCGAACACCAGCCCCGCCAGGGCGGCCCCCGCCCGCGCGAGGCTCTCACCGGAACCGGAACCGGAACCGGAACCGGAACCGGAACCGGAGGGCGTGGGCGGCGGATGGCCGACGCCGATGACACGGAGGCGAAGCCTGGCCTCGGCGTCGTGCAGCAGGGCGAGACCGCCGAAGAGCAGGACCAGGGACGGGATCTCGCTGAAGGTCGTCCGCGAGGTGTAGAGGATCGGCAGGCAGACGGCGAAGACCAGCGCGGCGAGAGGTGCCCAACGAGCCCCGGCGAGCCGGGCGACGACCCCCGCGAGGACGAGCACGGCCGCCGCCCCCAGCACCGGCGGCACCAGCAGCAGCCCCGCGA
This region of Streptosporangium sp. NBC_01495 genomic DNA includes:
- a CDS encoding permease-like cell division protein FtsX; its protein translation is MNAPGDRGVMARRGLLAGVVATAVMLGAGGSLGSPLAEGIAWGAASPGGPWPGNKKVSPPPDDWPQGATFTVFICGDQDAFKRCRERAITAKQKRALEAKLRAMPGVTEVEFESQEEAYANFTEENADNEVLLSAIQQEDMPESFRGRLHRWRDIAPFRSAMDRTRGVSNVMTFGEFFWKDKADVFVPLCGRKGTIFACKGRGPATVKERKAVGDRLLALRESESVYFEDVAHARRVFAYAWGMKSDRSPLPESYYVKLADPGAVPEVLDAVKGMAGVGSAGRLDEGCFWPGVASECSGKLS
- a CDS encoding lysylphosphatidylglycerol synthase transmembrane domain-containing protein, which translates into the protein MSARAGSGASTLRRLARVGFLLVALGFGAWVVVGQWAEIRAGFARLSWTSLALSLVAVLAALCGGMMTWRALLADLGSPLPLRAGARVFFVGQLGKYIPGSLWPVIAQMEMGRELGVPRSRSAAAFFLTLPVQLGSGLVVSGVTLLAALPGSVAPYAWVFLLIPVLAVAFEPRVVNAVLGFGLRKLRREPLERPLTRRGMLTALGWALLGWIAYGLHLAMIVHDLGSSGFSAVLFSIGAFALSWCLGIMTFVVPAGAGVREVAMVAVLAPVLDQGSAIAAALCSRIVIILGDLLCAGLAGLAARRAEGSRKDHASGKAV
- a CDS encoding glycosyltransferase family 4 protein — translated: MTPRVLVDAAAVPADRGALIRYVDGLVAALDRAGADLAVVCQRADAARYAGLAPSARIVPGPHGITNRAARLTWEQTGLPFLARQVGAQVIHAPYYSIPLSPGLPTVATVHDLTCFTEPLQHDAVKAAFFRAATRTAVRHAARVIVPSKATRDELIRILSADPTRIDVAYHGVDPALFHPPSEREITHASNRLGLHGTPYVAFLGPLEPRKNVPNLIRGFVRAVENIPDPPALVLAGGIRDVEVDAAVEEVPSTVRVLRPGFLSFADLCGFLGGAVVAAFPSRGEGFGLPVLEAMACGAPVLTTHRTSLPEVGGDAVAYTEPDAESIAEALRTLLSSPERRGVLSVAGIARAKEFTWDASAEAHLLSYQRAAE
- a CDS encoding glycosyltransferase family 4 protein, whose protein sequence is MRIALVGPTYPYKGGGAAHTTELAHRLRAAGHDVVIESWRAQYPSFLYPGKQTADTPDGEPFPHVLRDLDWRRPDGWVRAGRRLRSADLVVLTVLSPVQVPPYLGVLYGLRRRTRVVALCHNVLPHERKPYDMPLMKALLRRVDAVLVHSEGQAEKARGLAAAPVRVAEMAPHLPSGTAGRGGRDGHSGHGPAEGVHDRLLFFGLVRPYKGLDLLIRALPEGVSLRVAGEFWGGLEETTRALVAELGLDGRVELRPGYVASADVPGLFADVDALVLPYRSGTASQQVWLGHEHGVPVVASRAGTLGDHVTDGVDGLLVEPGSVEGLRDALAAFYRPGEPERLRAGVKAVDPEPYWTSYVETLVSGSPDSSR
- a CDS encoding NDP-sugar synthase, producing the protein MMETPLPDLEAILLVGGRGTRLRPMTLGTPKPLLPTAGVPFLAHQLARARAFGVRRIVFATSYRAEMFSEAFGDGEAFGLALEYMTEEIPLGTGGAIRNAAEALTCGPDDPVLVLNGDILSGHDIGEQVATHVARGAAVTLHLTEVEDPSRFGCVPTDEEGRVTAFLEKTPNPVTNRINAGCYVFTRSVIDTIPAGEVVSVERETFPGLIEDGALVLGYADASYWLDVGTPAAFVKGSRDLVLGRLASPALPGPTGDFLALPGAMISPEAKVSGGSVIGARAIVESGAQISGSVLGDDCVVHSGAVVVDSVVGIGARVNSGAILRDVVLGDGAVVGSGNELLAGSRVWPGVVLPEFAIRFSSDI
- a CDS encoding DNA-3-methyladenine glycosylase family protein produces the protein MREREWCPPWPIDLALALDPHRRGTGDPTLRTAPGGAVWRTSRTPDGPGTLRVALVGGRAGGGAGGLVGSRVTAAAWGPGAEWMLETLPALLGDGDDVSGFVPGHDWPTVLRNAARRYPGLRIGRTSRVLEALVPAVLEQKVVSTEAWRAWRWLLGRYGEPAPGPAPEGMRVFPEPEVWRSIPSWDWHRAGAEAVRARTIANAARHAGKLEAAGGSADADRLLRALPGIGVWTSAEVRQRSHGDADAVSVGDFHLPSLVGWSLSGERADDARMLRLLAPYRGHRHRVSRLLGLGGVRPPARGPRMPVRDYRSF
- a CDS encoding class I SAM-dependent methyltransferase — translated: MSAERVAQLEYSEFQAAMLDEEKRRRKAAKIVAVLGHFLGRDKDVLAGLTVADIGCSAGFIADELAAAGASRTFGVDIDVPGLRKASQRFGERVEFVCADGTALPFPDGSVDVLVFNHIYEHVVDPDAIMAEMRRVLSDDGVLYLGLGNRLGVMEPHYKLPFLSYLPPALADRYVRLSGRADSYYERYRTRRGLRRMVRGLRVWDYTFPVLATPAAFAGNELFPGVVGRVAGGVLSRLPRPVLRALLPVVPTYLWVATRGDRRPAGPSLPRPPEPVRPL
- a CDS encoding glycosyltransferase family 2 protein, with amino-acid sequence MPYVTIVLPCYNEQDHVIAEVERICEAMDRSGYTYELVAVDDFSTDETLARLQEAAPRFPNMRIRAFHRNGGSGTVRRIGTQEARGEIVVWTDADMTYPNERIPELIQILEKDPAIDQVVGARTSEEGSHKFLRVPAKWFIRKVAERLAGQKIPDLNSGLRAFRKSVAKPYLRLLPPGFSCVTTITLSFLSNQHDVYYLPIGYSKRAGKSKFSFVSDAYRYILQVLRMIMYFNPLKVLMPPAIWLICIGVGKGVYDNVKTPFYLASNTIVIFLSGLLIGSLALLADLIVRSRSE
- a CDS encoding lysylphosphatidylglycerol synthase domain-containing protein, with product MLSRLRSSRLLRVLLALVAVGFLGYGLVRNHEETAAAISQLSWWSLGGSYLSVMAGIGVMVLAWRAVLAGMGSPLPLGSTARVFFVGQLGKYVPGSVWAYAAMIELGRDHDVPPRRMFGSVSLALLISLGCALLVAAVTLRETMTQAWYLLALIPVIAVCLHPAVLTFGLNLALRIARQEPLGQGRLLGGRAVLLAVALTVTGWLLYGPHLLLPMADLGASGASLYPVAVGAYALAWATGIITVIVPAGIGVREGALVLALAPVLDSPRALVAAVVSRVMFTLADLSWAGIGFLWGRLSGPAGQREESGEPETSVST